The nucleotide sequence ATAATAACCAGTTCCTACTGAACTTATAACTCCCAATCCGCCATTTAAACTAACGTTTCCAGCAAGCTTGTCCCAGCTGATACCAAGCCCCATACCACCTTGAATAATAGGATATTTTATCTCATATTTGCCTATTTTTAAGCTTTTTAATTCCATTATTTTACCTTTAATTTTGCGTACGTTTTTTTACCGACTTGCAAAATATACTCACCCTTAGCAAGTTTAAGCTGCTCATCTATCACCTTTTGTTGATTTACACTTACTGCGTTTGCTTTTATATGACGACGCGCTTCAGCGTTACTAGAACATAATGCACAACTACTAAGCGCTTCAACTATCCAAATTTCATCTCTAATTATCTCAAACTCAGGCATATCGCTCGGAAGTTCTTTTTTGGAATGAACTCTGTCGAACTCATCTTTTGCGGCAATAGCCTCACTTATTCCGTGAAAACGACTTGTAATTTCTAAAGCCAAATCCTCTTTAGCTTTTTTTGGATGTAGTTTTGCACTGCTAACATCTGCTTTTAAATTTGAAATATCATCTGAGCTTTTATCACTCAAAAGCTCGTACCATACCCACATAAGATCGTCACTTACACTAAGAGTTTTAGCAAAGATATCATTTGCACTCTCTGTTACGCCTATATAATTTCCAAGACTTTTACTCATTTTATTTACGCCATCTAAACCTACAAGCAGAGGCATCATAATGATAGCTTGCTCTTTACCTATACCGTATGTTCGTCCAAGAGTGCGACCCATTAAAAGATTAAATTTCTGATCAGTTCCGCCCATTTCTATATCGCATTTCATGGCTACGCTATCATAACCTTGTAAAAGCGGATACAAAAACTCGCTTATAGCTATAGGAGTTTCGTTTTTATAGCGTTTTGTAAAGTCGTCTCGCTCTAGCATTCTAGCTACATTAAACGTACTTGCAAGAGAGATAAGTCCATCTGCGCCCAGTTTGCTTAACCAAGCAGAATTAAACATAACTTCAGTTTTACTCTCATCTAAAATTTTAAAAACCTGTTCTTTATATGTTTTTGCATTTTTAGCTATAGTTTCATCATCTAACACTTTTCTAGTTGCGCTTTTACCGCTTGGATCGCCTATTTTAGCAGTAAAATCACCTATTAAAAATTGAACTATACCACCATGTTTTTGAAGCAGTCTCATTTTGTTTAAAACTACTGTATGTCCTAAGTGAAGATCAGGAGCAGTCGGATCAAAACCTGCTTTTATATAGAAATTTTTACCATTTTCATAATAATTTTTAATAAGGCTTTCAATACGAGAGAAATCTATTATCTCAGCGACGCCTTTTTTTATCTCTTGCATTATACTATCTATATTATTCATATTACTCTCCTTGATTATGGTAAGCATCAGATAGGGATTTGAACTCAGCTATCTTATACCTCTCTTTTAACTTATCTCTTATCATATTGCTATCTAAATTCTCATTTAATTCTATAGTTACGTCAAAATAATCAGCAGCGATAAGGTCATCACTTTCACTTAAAGTGATGGTCACTAAATCTACGTTTAATTTAGCCAAATATGTTAAAAAAGCAGCTAAGCTACCACGTTTATTTTCTATACTTAAAATAATTTTATATCTATGTGGTGCGTTTCTAGTCCATTTGACAAATATCATCTCTTCTTTATCACTCATAAGTTTAGCAGCTCTTTCGCAAAGCTTATGATGAACTACTACGTTGTGGCCATTTTTAAAGCCTATTATATCATCGCCACGTTTTGGATTACAGCAGTAGTCAAACTCTACGCCTTTTATAGTATGATTTGAATAAACAACGATATTATCAAATTTCTGTTTTTTTACCTCATATTTATCGGCAAATTTAAGGCTAAATAACTTATCTTGTTTAGGATATTTTTTAAGCGCATTTACAACGTCTTGAAGATAAACTGAGTCACTGGCGGCTCTTGCGATTTTTTTATTTAAATTTTCACTTTCTAGCCAGTCTAGTATCTTTCTTTCTCCAACATTAAAGATACCGACTAATATATCCATAGCCACTTGCTGATTTACTTCTCTTATCTTTTGTCTGCAAAAACTTCTTATAGTTGCTCTTGCTTTTCCTGTTTTGACATTTGATAACCAAGAACAGCGGTAATGAGCTTCATTTCCCGTTACTATGCGGATTATATCGCCGTTTTTAAGCTCTGTTAAAAGCGGCACTCTTATTCTATTAACATATGCTTCTTTAGCGTGAAGTCCTACTTCAGAATGTATCTCATAAGCATAATCAAGCGCAGTAGCCCCACGTGGAAGAGTGAAAATTCCTCCTTTTGGAGAATAAACAGCTATATCTTCTACGTATAAACTATCTTTTGCATACTCATATAGATCCTCTATACTTTTATCATCACCCTCTTGAGCACTTATATCACTTAGCCAGTCAAGTTTTGGAGCTATCAATCCCCCGTTTTTATACTTCCAGTGAGCTGCCACACCATACTCTGCAGTTTTATGCATATCAAATGTTCTGATTTGAGCTTCGATAATGCTTTTGTTATCAAAAATAGTCGTATGAATAGTCTGATAACCGTTTTGTTTTGGAAGAGCAACGTAATCTTTAAATCTTGAAATAAGAGGATTAAAGTTCATATGCAAAACGCCAAGAGCCAAGTAACAATCTTTTGGATTTTTAACTATTATTCTTATAGCAAGTAGATCTAAAACCTCTTCCATACTGATGCCTTTTCTTTGCATCTTTAGGTAGATAGAGTAGTAATGCTTTATTCTTTTTTGAACTTCAAAACTATCTTCTGTAAAACCGCTAGTAAGAAGTTTTTCGCCCACTTTTTGACTAAATGAGTTGATTTTTAACTGAAGTTGTTGTTTGTGTTCATTTATATATGAGTCTATTACACTATACTCTTTTGGTAAAACATACTTAAAACTAAGGTCTTCTAAGATATTTTTTACCGCTGAAATTCCAAGTCTATGTGCTATAGGAGCATAAACAACTAGAGTTTCTTCTGCTATACGTTTTTGTTTATCAGGTCTAAGGGCTTCTAGTGTTAGCATATTATGCAATCTATCGCAAAGTTTTATTACAAGCACTCTAACATCTTCTATAGATACTAAAAGCATTTTTCTAAAAGTTAGCGCTGAAGCTGCTAATTTCTCATTTGAATTTGAACTAGCAAGCTCATTTTCTCTTATAGCAACTATTTTAGTAAGTCCTCTTACTAAATTTGTAACCTCTTCGCCAAACTCAAATCTAACCTCATCTTCGCTGCACTCGGTATCTTCAACAACATCATGCAGTAAAGAAGCTATAAGCATACTCTCATCACCGCCCATATGAGCTACGAAAGAGCATACCAATATAGGATGTATGGCGTATGGTTCTCCGCTTTTTCTAAACTGACCCTCATGAAGCCTAACACAGTAATCAACTGCTTTTAAAAGCATTCCTGTTGGCTTTGCAACGGAGTATAAAACATCTTTTGCCGATTCAATATTTTTACTTACAACAACCTCTTCTATAAGCTGTTCTAGTATTTGTCCATTATCTACTTGATTCAACGAGTGCCTCTAACAAAACTTTACCTTCTGATATCTCAAGAAGAGCAATGTCCGTAAATTTCATTTTTGCAACATTTATCTTTACAAGCGGTGCTGCACCTTCTGCTAGCATTTCAGCTCTTTTTGCTACTAGTAGAGCCAATTTATATCTATCATCGCCTACTACTTGAAGTGCTTTTGCCGCTATCTCTTCTGTTCTTTGCATCATCTCTCCTTATTAATTTTTAACTACTGAGCAGTTTGTGTAATCTCCATTTGCTATCTTAAGCAAATTACCCTCTTCAAACATATTGCAAACTACGATAGGAAGCTTATTATCTTTTGCTAAAGCTATTGCCGTATCATCCATAACCTTTATACTATCTTCCATAGCTCTTTCATAAGATATCTCATTTAATAAAACAGCATCTTCAAATTTCATAGGATCTTTATCATAAACTCCATTGACCTTTGTAGCTTTTATAATCATATTCGCATCTATCTCAATGGCTCTCAAAGTAGCCGCCGTATCAGTAGTAAAAAATGGATTTCCAGTTCCAGCAGCAAATATAACAACGCGACCTTTTTCAAGATGACGCTGCGCTCTACCCATTATAAACGTCTCACAGATAGCTTCCATTTTTATGGCACTTTGAACTCTAACGCTAAGTCCGCTATACTCCAAAGCCTCTCTCATAGCAATTGCATTAATTACAGTTGCGAGCATTCCCATATGATCGCCGCTCGTTCTTTTGATGATACCGTCTTTTGCAGCACTTACACCTCTAATAATATTTCCGCCGCCTATAACTATTCCAATTTCTATGCCATTTAAAACTAAGCCTTTTATCTCGCCTGCTATGTATTTTAATATGTGAGTATCTACTCCAAAACCGTTACCGCCAGCCAAAGCCTCACCTGAAAATTTAACCAAAACTCGCTTTTTGTCGCTCATTATCGTCTCCTAAAATTTGGGAATTATACCTAAAAACTCCTTAATATTTATTAACTTATTTGAGACTAATAAGATCAAGAGGATTGATATGATAGTTTTTTTGAGTAACTTCAAATGTCAAATCCTGCTTAACTCTTCCTATAACATAACCTTTTTTTATTTTACTTCCTACTTTTATAGTAGGAGCTATCTTATCTAAATGAGCATAGATAGTGTGAATACCGTCTGAATTTTCCACGATAACCACTTTATCAAGTATCGGAGTATCTTTAGCAAATACCACGGTTCCAGCAAGTACACTTTTTACCTTTGCGTCTGGTTCATTAGAACGAAGTACGATGGATTCGTTGAAAATCTTAATATTATAAATAGGATCAACGTAATCGCCGAATTTCTGCTTTACGCTAAAGTTATCAAGAGGAGCTATGGTTTTTTCGCCTACATATTTTTTAACATTACTTGTTTTGTAGCTAGATCCTATCTGTTTTATATCTCCTGTATTTGCGTTAGACGGGGCATTTGGTTTGGTTGATTTGGTCTCTTTTTTTTCGTCTTCTTTTTTAGCTAGAATTTGAAGCTGTTCAAGAGTTTTTCTGAGTTCATCTTGCTGATCTTGTAGTTTTGCTAACTTTTTTGAATATATATCTTTATCTTGTTTTAAATTTGATAAATTATTTTTCTGTTTGTTTTGGAGACTTTTTAATTTTGCTTGTTTTTGCTTGAACTCTCTTAAATCAAATTTAATTGAATCTATCTTATCAGACTGAGATTTTATAAGATTTACTGTTTGCTCATAGTTTTTTGCTATCTTTTTAAATTCATCTTGCATAACTAAATTTAATTTAGACAAAACTTCATTTGCTATGATGCTCTCTTCACTCTCTTCATAATCATTTGGAACTATAAGATCATAAGCAAAATCCTCGCTGATAATCCTAATCAATCTTTTTTCCATATCTTTTTGGTTTTTTATCAAATCGCTGTTTTGGCTTGTAAGCTTGTTTAACTCCACATTGGCGTCGTTTGCACTACTTTCTAACTCTTTTACTTGTTTAGCCAACTCCTCTATCTGAACAGCGGTATTTTTCACGTCGGCTTCGCCTTTCATTATATCGCTAACCAACTCTTCAAGTTTTTTATTTAATTGAGTTTCTAATTTCTTAGCAGAACTTAAAGTCTCTTTTTTATCTTGTATCTTGTCAGCAACGCTAGCGCCAAACAAACTGATATAAAATAATAATAATAACGAAATAAATCTCATTTAGGCTCTCTAGACTGAAGCATAACTAGACTAACTGCTATTATAGATACTACTATAGAAGCACTAAAAAGCAACATCGTATCGCTAAACAAGTCTAAATTTGGAAGTTCAAAACCTATGCTAAAAACAGCATTTTGAAATATATCAAGAGCCGGCACAAAAGCATAAAACAGGGTTACTAAGCTAGTTGCTATAATGCTGTCTATTATTGCTAATTTATATAGCATGGCGGATTTTAGCCAGTATGGAGCACCAAACAAAGTCATGATCTCGACTCTTCTTTTATGCTCATACAACCAAATTTTCATCTGTTTAAATATCAAAGCAACTCCCATAAGAGCTATAAGTACGGCAAAATATTCAAAAATAGATTTTGATAAAACAAGCATTTTATATACTTTATCATATGTTTTAGAAAAAGTTTCTACTTTTTTTATACCGTTTATTTTTAGTAATCTACTTTGTATCTTTGACATATACTCAGAGCTTGGAAAACTATTTAATTTTAAAGAGTAAAACTTTGGAAGTGAGTTGCTTAACACTGATAAATTTCTTGTCGAAACATCATTTTTAAGCCGATCTAAAACAGATTTTGTATCAAGTGGTATAAGCTCTTTAAAAGTTTCGATATTTTGTTTAATTATATCACTACTAATCTCATTTTCAGAAACTATAATAATATTATAATCATTCCCCATAGTAGTTTCATAATTACTTACTATCTTATCTACCATAAAACTAAACTCAATAGAAAAAAGCAGTATAACAAGCGGAAAAATCACACCCAAATGGCTTTTAAATGATTTCATTTATCTCTCCATTTAATAGCTCAAAATGTCTATACTCAGTTCTTAAACTAGATGGAATTTTATGAGTTACAACAACAACGCAAGTTCCAAGACCGTCTCTAGCAGACTTTAAAAGAGACCATATCACATCACTTGAATACTCATCTAAACTACCAGTTGGTTCATCGCATAGTAAAAGCTGAGGATTGTGAGCTAACGCCCTTGCCATAGCTACTCTTTGTTGCTCTCCGCCACTTAGCTCAAGCGGAAATTTATCTGCTTTATGAAGTAAATTTACATGATTTAGCAGCTTTGCAGCCTGTTTTTTACATACACTTTGGTTATAACCTTTGATGATAAGAGGAAGCATTACATTTTTTTCAACATTCCACTCATTTATAAGTCTAAAATCTTGAAAAATTATCCCTACTCTTTGCCTAAGAAGTGCTAAACTTGATCTGCTTATATCTTTAAGCTCGCTTAAGCATACTATTAAACTGCCTCTATTTACAGGTATATCGCCATACATAGATTTTATTAATGTAGATTTTCCACTGCCACTCTTACCTGTTATAAATACAAAATCATTCACGTTTATATTAAAATTTGCTCCATTTATAACGTTCTGATCTTTTTCGTATCCGATACTTAGATCTTTAGCTTCTACAATGTGCTGCAACTTAAATACTCCTTTAGAGTGCTATGCGCTTTTAAATTCTCATAAGTAAGAAGTGGTTTTTTAATAAAATACGAGGCTTTTGAATTCTCCACTAGTATAAAACAGTGTTCGGGTCTATAAAATGAGCCAAATGCGACCCTTAAAAGTAGTCCGCCATTTTCTTTGTTGCTATCTTTTTTATAAATACGCTCCATATGAATAAAATAGTCGTCTTTTTTTATAGTTTTATTTTCAAATTTAGATAAAATATCTTTTTCTACAACAGTCCCAAACTCAAAATCTCCATACAAAACCTTCTGCTCGCTAACAATTGAATTTGTAAAAATAACATCATAAATATCTCTATTTTGCCTTATCCATCTATCTTCATATTTGCTTGAAACATCTAAAAAACGATTTTTATAGATCTCCATTTTAGCTTCTTTTAAATTTAAAAAACAAGATATCGTAAAATCGGTGTAATTTTTATCATCGCTCCTAAGCTCAAATGAGCCGCCTGATTTTAAAACTCTCTGACACTCATTTGCAAATTCGCTACTTACCACTCGTCTTTTTTCTGACTTTTCCCAAGGCACCGGAAAGTGCAAAAACAACCTATCTACGCTATTTGAATGCAACAAAGACATAACTAATCTAGCATCTAAATTCAAAAGAATAACATTTTGTAATCCCATACTCAAAGCTAGATTATTTACCTGCTCACAAGATGGCTTATAAACTTCTATACCAATTACCAAAGCATTTTCATCTGTTTTTGCCTGATATAACAGATGTCTTCCGCTACCAAATCCAATTTCTACAAAAATCTTTTTAAATTTACTACTATTTAGCTTTTCTAAAAACTCAGTATCGTTTAGTATAAACTCTTTTTTAGCAAGTTGTTTTTCATTTTTAACAGCTATGGCTGATGATTTCAGATCTAAAACATTAAGATCTTTATACACGCTAAGAGCTTTTTGGATAGCGCCCAAACTAGCAGGACGAGTTAATTTATCTGACTTAACTACAAACTCAGTTTTCCTATCTTTTACAAGTAGAAAAAACTCTTTTTTGCCTACTTTTGTATAGATAAGACTCTCGTCGTCTGCTTTTGCGCTCCATAAAAACTCAACACCGTCTGCCCCAAACGGAAATTTGAGATTTTTTAGAGCGGTTGCTACGAAATTTGGCATTATTTGGCTACTACAATAGCTTGTTTAGACTCATTTGAGTTTATACCATACTCATCAATTCCTACAATCTTATAAGTGTATTCAAGTCCAAGTTGTATCTGGTCATCATTATAGCTATTACCAGCTACATCGTCTATGGCTTCTTCACCTGCGGCGCTTGATTTTAGTATTTTGTATTTCACGCTTCTGTTATCGCTGCCAGGATTCCACGAAAGCTCTATACTTATACCATTGAAACTAGCTCCTGTTATAATAGGAGATTTTGGAGATGTTAGAGTATTTCCCACTACTGAGTTATTTTGTTTTGGACTTTCTAATCCATCTTTATCTACTGCAGTTACTTTATAATACATCTGGGCGCCGTTTTCGTTTATAAGATCATCATACTGAACAGCTGTTGTCTGCGCAAGCTTCAAAAGCGGAAATATCTCATTTGATGAACGATAGATATTGTAATGAGAGAAATCCTCATTCGTGTTTGGTTCCCATGTTAAAGTTATCTTTTTAGGAAGATTTGTTGTGGCTTGTAAATTTAAAACTAAATTTGGAAGAGCTTTTGTTTGAGCAGATATAATAGCACTTGGTCCAGAAGTAATGCCATCTACTGTTTTAACAAGTATTCTATATCTATAATGGTGATTTGGATCAAGTCCATCATCTATATACTCTACATTTAATCTACCTTTTACCTCAGCTATACGATACCACTTATCACTTGAAATATTATTTCTTTCAATTATATACGAAGCAACTCTAGGATCTGGATGCGGTCTCCATAAAATTTTAATTCTATTTGGCAATCCATAAATGGCTTGAGCAAAAGATACAGATTCAATCAGCTTGCTTGTAGAAGCGGTTATTACCTCACCGTTATTTGATATATCACCATTATTATCATAGCTTCTTAACTCATATCTGTACTCTGTAGATGGAGCTAAGTTTGTATCTACATAATGAGTTGCG is from Campylobacter fetus subsp. testudinum 03-427 and encodes:
- the tyrS gene encoding tyrosyl-tRNA synthetase (Pfam match to PF00579.21 tRNA-synt_1b), whose product is MNNIDSIMQEIKKGVAEIIDFSRIESLIKNYYENGKNFYIKAGFDPTAPDLHLGHTVVLNKMRLLQKHGGIVQFLIGDFTAKIGDPSGKSATRKVLDDETIAKNAKTYKEQVFKILDESKTEVMFNSAWLSKLGADGLISLASTFNVARMLERDDFTKRYKNETPIAISEFLYPLLQGYDSVAMKCDIEMGGTDQKFNLLMGRTLGRTYGIGKEQAIIMMPLLVGLDGVNKMSKSLGNYIGVTESANDIFAKTLSVSDDLMWVWYELLSDKSSDDISNLKADVSSAKLHPKKAKEDLALEITSRFHGISEAIAAKDEFDRVHSKKELPSDMPEFEIIRDEIWIVEALSSCALCSSNAEARRHIKANAVSVNQQKVIDEQLKLAKGEYILQVGKKTYAKLKVK
- the spoT gene encoding ppGpp synthetase/guanosine-3',5'-bis(diphosphate) 3' pyrophosphohydrolase (bifunctional~Pfam matches to PF13328.2 HD_4, and to PF04607.13 RelA_SpoT, and to PF02824.17 TGS); amino-acid sequence: MNQVDNGQILEQLIEEVVVSKNIESAKDVLYSVAKPTGMLLKAVDYCVRLHEGQFRKSGEPYAIHPILVCSFVAHMGGDESMLIASLLHDVVEDTECSEDEVRFEFGEEVTNLVRGLTKIVAIRENELASSNSNEKLAASALTFRKMLLVSIEDVRVLVIKLCDRLHNMLTLEALRPDKQKRIAEETLVVYAPIAHRLGISAVKNILEDLSFKYVLPKEYSVIDSYINEHKQQLQLKINSFSQKVGEKLLTSGFTEDSFEVQKRIKHYYSIYLKMQRKGISMEEVLDLLAIRIIVKNPKDCYLALGVLHMNFNPLISRFKDYVALPKQNGYQTIHTTIFDNKSIIEAQIRTFDMHKTAEYGVAAHWKYKNGGLIAPKLDWLSDISAQEGDDKSIEDLYEYAKDSLYVEDIAVYSPKGGIFTLPRGATALDYAYEIHSEVGLHAKEAYVNRIRVPLLTELKNGDIIRIVTGNEAHYRCSWLSNVKTGKARATIRSFCRQKIREVNQQVAMDILVGIFNVGERKILDWLESENLNKKIARAASDSVYLQDVVNALKKYPKQDKLFSLKFADKYEVKKQKFDNIVVYSNHTIKGVEFDYCCNPKRGDDIIGFKNGHNVVVHHKLCERAAKLMSDKEEMIFVKWTRNAPHRYKIILSIENKRGSLAAFLTYLAKLNVDLVTITLSESDDLIAADYFDVTIELNENLDSNMIRDKLKERYKIAEFKSLSDAYHNQGE
- the rpoZ gene encoding DNA-directed RNA polymerase, omega subunit (Pfam match to PF01192.18 RNA_pol_Rpb6) → MQRTEEIAAKALQVVGDDRYKLALLVAKRAEMLAEGAAPLVKINVAKMKFTDIALLEISEGKVLLEALVESSR
- the pyrH gene encoding uridylate kinase (Pfam match to PF00696.24 AA_kinase), giving the protein MSDKKRVLVKFSGEALAGGNGFGVDTHILKYIAGEIKGLVLNGIEIGIVIGGGNIIRGVSAAKDGIIKRTSGDHMGMLATVINAIAMREALEYSGLSVRVQSAIKMEAICETFIMGRAQRHLEKGRVVIFAAGTGNPFFTTDTAATLRAIEIDANMIIKATKVNGVYDKDPMKFEDAVLLNEISYERAMEDSIKVMDDTAIALAKDNKLPIVVCNMFEEGNLLKIANGDYTNCSVVKN
- a CDS encoding zinc metallopeptidase, M23 family (Pfam match to PF01551.18 Peptidase_M23), encoding MRFISLLLLFYISLFGASVADKIQDKKETLSSAKKLETQLNKKLEELVSDIMKGEADVKNTAVQIEELAKQVKELESSANDANVELNKLTSQNSDLIKNQKDMEKRLIRIISEDFAYDLIVPNDYEESEESIIANEVLSKLNLVMQDEFKKIAKNYEQTVNLIKSQSDKIDSIKFDLREFKQKQAKLKSLQNKQKNNLSNLKQDKDIYSKKLAKLQDQQDELRKTLEQLQILAKKEDEKKETKSTKPNAPSNANTGDIKQIGSSYKTSNVKKYVGEKTIAPLDNFSVKQKFGDYVDPIYNIKIFNESIVLRSNEPDAKVKSVLAGTVVFAKDTPILDKVVIVENSDGIHTIYAHLDKIAPTIKVGSKIKKGYVIGRVKQDLTFEVTQKNYHINPLDLISLK
- the ftsX gene encoding cell division protein FtsX, translated to MKSFKSHLGVIFPLVILLFSIEFSFMVDKIVSNYETTMGNDYNIIIVSENEISSDIIKQNIETFKELIPLDTKSVLDRLKNDVSTRNLSVLSNSLPKFYSLKLNSFPSSEYMSKIQSRLLKINGIKKVETFSKTYDKVYKMLVLSKSIFEYFAVLIALMGVALIFKQMKIWLYEHKRRVEIMTLFGAPYWLKSAMLYKLAIIDSIIATSLVTLFYAFVPALDIFQNAVFSIGFELPNLDLFSDTMLLFSASIVVSIIAVSLVMLQSREPK
- the ftsE gene encoding cell division ATP-binding protein FtsE (Pfam match to PF00005.23 ABC_tran), whose translation is MQHIVEAKDLSIGYEKDQNVINGANFNINVNDFVFITGKSGSGKSTLIKSMYGDIPVNRGSLIVCLSELKDISRSSLALLRQRVGIIFQDFRLINEWNVEKNVMLPLIIKGYNQSVCKKQAAKLLNHVNLLHKADKFPLELSGGEQQRVAMARALAHNPQLLLCDEPTGSLDEYSSDVIWSLLKSARDGLGTCVVVVTHKIPSSLRTEYRHFELLNGEINEII
- the trmI gene encoding tRNA m7G46 methyltransferase (Pfam match to PF02390.13 Methyltransf_4), which gives rise to MPNFVATALKNLKFPFGADGVEFLWSAKADDESLIYTKVGKKEFFLLVKDRKTEFVVKSDKLTRPASLGAIQKALSVYKDLNVLDLKSSAIAVKNEKQLAKKEFILNDTEFLEKLNSSKFKKIFVEIGFGSGRHLLYQAKTDENALVIGIEVYKPSCEQVNNLALSMGLQNVILLNLDARLVMSLLHSNSVDRLFLHFPVPWEKSEKRRVVSSEFANECQRVLKSGGSFELRSDDKNYTDFTISCFLNLKEAKMEIYKNRFLDVSSKYEDRWIRQNRDIYDVIFTNSIVSEQKVLYGDFEFGTVVEKDILSKFENKTIKKDDYFIHMERIYKKDSNKENGGLLLRVAFGSFYRPEHCFILVENSKASYFIKKPLLTYENLKAHSTLKEYLSCSTL
- a CDS encoding fibronectin type III domain-containing protein (Pfam match to PF00041.17 fn3) produces the protein MKKLIPSLLALLFMALMSGCAYKVSQVNPNLPTINSLKTISDMTQIAFEWNPVNDESIAGYYLYRSNPNDDGKMSVVANIKDRFATHYVDTNLAPSTEYRYELRSYDNNGDISNNGEVITASTSKLIESVSFAQAIYGLPNRIKILWRPHPDPRVASYIIERNNISSDKWYRIAEVKGRLNVEYIDDGLDPNHHYRYRILVKTVDGITSGPSAIISAQTKALPNLVLNLQATTNLPKKITLTWEPNTNEDFSHYNIYRSSNEIFPLLKLAQTTAVQYDDLINENGAQMYYKVTAVDKDGLESPKQNNSVVGNTLTSPKSPIITGASFNGISIELSWNPGSDNRSVKYKILKSSAAGEEAIDDVAGNSYNDDQIQLGLEYTYKIVGIDEYGINSNESKQAIVVAK